A window from Vigna angularis cultivar LongXiaoDou No.4 chromosome 7, ASM1680809v1, whole genome shotgun sequence encodes these proteins:
- the LOC128197982 gene encoding uncharacterized protein LOC128197982, whose protein sequence is MASSSSTNTSIGGSSSDPSIYTNYVNVHLSIDKLDGTNYATWASDIKLWLKSQGYLDHLTQNVTTAPIDDTSRWMKIDAQLCIVIKSTIHSSLKQMFRSYETCSEVWAQAKLLYTNDTQRLYGVCQDLLTVIGSRNPGPMAEYLGKIHALLHDFNDILPPASTPAEELEQRSKFFMLLALYGLSDDVSHVRDQILGSPVIPNFTSTCSALLRIPSKPVTETSPHTDDSSVMAAQHDDRSRSRKPSKGRPKCDHCGKLGHKIDRCYALHGRPPRPVAMANSDPPPRSPSADHPTSSNIVDKPAIFNEFLRWYEDHQHSGSTTSASVARTGPEFETHDWHRM, encoded by the exons atggcgtcttcctcgtctacaaacacctctattggtggctcatcttctgatccctcaatatataccaattatgtgaatgtacatttgtccattgacaagttagatggcacaaattatgcaacatgggcgtccgacatcaaactttggttgaagagtcaagggtacttagatcatcttactcaaaatgtgactactgctcccatagatgacacttcccgctggatgaaaattgatgctcagttatgcattgttataaagtccaccattcactcctcactgaaacaaatgtttcgatcctatgaaacatgttcagaagtatgggcacaagcgaagttgttatacacaaatgacactcagcgtctttatggtgtttgtcaggacctattaactgttattggttcgcgcaatcctggtcccatggcagaatatttgggtaaaattcatgcccttcttcatgactttaatgatatattacctcctgcttctactcctgctgaagaattggaacaacgatcaaagttcttcatgttgttggcattatacggactctctgatgatgtttctcatgtccgtgatcaaattttgggttctcctgtcatacccaactttacttctacttgttctgctcttttgcgtataccgagcaaaccTGTCACTGAGACATCCCCTCACACTGATGATTCCTCTGTTATGGCTGCTCAACATGATGATCGCAGTCGGTCTCGCAAGccaagtaaaggacgtccaaaatgtgaccattgtggcaagttaggccacaagattgatagatgttatgctctccatggacgtcctcctcgacctgtagcaatggcaaattctgatccacctccccgatcaccgtctgcagaccatcctacttcatctaatatcgtagacaaacctgcaatctttaacgaatttctcagatggtatgaggatcatcagcactctggttccactacatctgcatctgttgcacgtacag gaccggagttcgaaacacatgattggcacaggatgtga